A stretch of the Clavibacter sp. B3I6 genome encodes the following:
- a CDS encoding MFS transporter, with protein MSDTTASARPASGGSGAPGASGSASAPVVSRRAWQALIVLLAGMFIALLDTTIVNVALPTIRTSLDASESTLSWIISGYALAFGLALIPAGRLGDRYGHKWVFVTGIALFTLASLACGVAQDDLQLVIARVVQGLSGGLFVPAVTAFIQLLFPPQARGKAFAIMGAVIGVSSALGPIVGGLIIQAAGEESGWRLVFFVNLPVGLATVIAAAFLLPSRQVAEQVAGDVRAQSGARSGAPAGRGSAPAKAPAATGVDFVGVILVSAGLVALLVPLIDGQDQGWPLWTYLSLAGGVVLLALFGAWEVRQTRRAKSVLVPPHLFTHPAFTGGVILAMVYFAAFTSIFFTISILWQSGLGNSALASGLVSIPFAIGSIVGSSQSNRLTNRLGRTVLVIGTALVSVGLIWLWLVLLNTAAEDLTSWMLLVPLLLAGIGNGLFIAPNAQFIVATVDPAEAGAASGVIGTVQRVGSAVGIAVIGSVLFAGVAGAGIRGPEMLPQAFTDASASAMGVSAIFAVVAFALVFALPRRVSRGH; from the coding sequence ATGTCCGACACCACCGCATCCGCCCGCCCGGCGTCCGGCGGCTCGGGAGCGCCCGGCGCCTCCGGATCCGCCTCCGCCCCCGTCGTCTCCCGCCGCGCCTGGCAGGCGCTCATCGTGCTGCTCGCGGGCATGTTCATCGCGCTGCTCGACACCACGATCGTGAACGTGGCCCTGCCGACGATCCGCACGAGCCTCGACGCCTCCGAGTCGACGCTGAGCTGGATCATCTCCGGCTACGCGCTCGCGTTCGGGCTCGCGCTGATCCCCGCGGGCCGCCTCGGTGACCGCTACGGGCACAAGTGGGTGTTCGTGACCGGCATCGCGCTGTTCACGCTCGCCAGCCTCGCGTGCGGTGTGGCTCAGGACGACCTCCAGCTCGTGATCGCGCGCGTGGTGCAGGGGCTGTCCGGCGGCCTGTTCGTGCCCGCGGTGACCGCCTTCATCCAGCTGCTGTTCCCGCCGCAGGCGCGCGGCAAGGCGTTCGCCATCATGGGCGCCGTCATCGGCGTCTCGTCCGCGCTCGGCCCGATCGTGGGAGGCCTGATCATCCAGGCCGCGGGGGAGGAGTCGGGCTGGCGCCTGGTCTTCTTCGTGAACCTGCCCGTCGGCCTCGCGACCGTCATCGCCGCGGCCTTCCTGCTGCCCAGCCGCCAGGTCGCCGAGCAGGTGGCGGGCGACGTGCGCGCGCAGTCCGGCGCGCGGTCCGGCGCCCCGGCCGGTCGCGGATCCGCCCCGGCGAAGGCCCCCGCCGCGACGGGCGTCGACTTCGTCGGCGTGATCCTCGTGAGCGCGGGCCTCGTGGCCCTCCTCGTGCCGCTCATCGACGGCCAGGACCAGGGCTGGCCGCTCTGGACCTACCTGTCGCTCGCCGGCGGCGTCGTGCTCCTCGCGCTCTTCGGCGCGTGGGAGGTCCGGCAGACGCGGCGCGCGAAGAGCGTCCTCGTGCCGCCGCACCTGTTCACGCACCCCGCGTTCACGGGCGGCGTGATCCTCGCGATGGTCTACTTCGCGGCCTTCACCAGCATCTTCTTCACCATCTCGATCCTCTGGCAGTCGGGCCTCGGCAACTCGGCGCTCGCGTCGGGCCTCGTCTCGATCCCGTTCGCCATCGGCAGCATCGTCGGCTCGTCGCAGAGCAACCGGCTGACGAACCGCCTCGGCCGCACGGTGCTCGTGATCGGCACGGCCCTCGTGAGCGTCGGCCTCATCTGGCTCTGGCTCGTGCTGCTGAACACGGCCGCCGAGGACCTCACCAGCTGGATGCTCCTCGTCCCGCTGCTCCTCGCCGGCATCGGCAACGGCCTCTTCATCGCCCCGAACGCGCAGTTCATCGTCGCGACGGTCGACCCCGCCGAGGCGGGAGCGGCCTCCGGCGTCATCGGCACCGTGCAGCGCGTCGGCTCGGCCGTGGGCATCGCCGTCATCGGCAGCGTGCTGTTCGCGGGCGTCGCGGGCGCGGGGATCCGCGGACCCGAGATGCTCCCGCAGGCGTTCACCGACGCGTCCGCGTCCGCCATGGGCGTCAGCGCGATCTTCGCGGTCGTCGCCTTCGCGCTCGTGTTCGCCCTGCCGCGGCGGGTGTCGCGCGGGCACTGA
- a CDS encoding SDR family oxidoreductase: MPASPRPLAVITGASSGIGEQFARRHAREGHDVVLVARSGVALRALADEIGERHGVTATAHVADLTREADVATLAEALRADLPRLDHLVNSAGVAPEGDLADTSEAHLRQLVDLNVTALTLLTRAAIVRMRAQGSGTIVNIGSAAGYQPMPHFAAYSATKSYVIALTQALSEENRGFGLRILAVSPGDTDTGMGSNPSTDKRRPEQVVDTAWRAMSGTAPSVVDGTRNAILAAVSSRVLPTRLGLRVAERMMRRML, from the coding sequence ATGCCCGCATCACCACGTCCTCTCGCCGTCATCACCGGAGCGAGCTCCGGCATCGGCGAGCAGTTCGCCCGCCGCCACGCCCGCGAGGGGCACGACGTCGTGCTCGTCGCGCGATCCGGCGTCGCCCTCCGCGCCCTCGCGGACGAGATCGGCGAGCGCCACGGGGTGACGGCCACGGCGCACGTCGCGGACCTCACGCGCGAGGCGGACGTCGCGACCCTCGCCGAGGCCCTCCGCGCGGACCTGCCGCGGCTCGACCACCTCGTGAACTCGGCCGGCGTCGCGCCCGAGGGCGACCTCGCGGACACGTCCGAGGCGCACCTGCGCCAGCTCGTGGACCTCAACGTCACGGCCCTCACCCTGCTCACGCGCGCCGCGATCGTGCGGATGCGCGCGCAGGGGTCGGGCACGATCGTCAACATCGGCAGCGCCGCTGGATACCAGCCGATGCCGCACTTCGCCGCGTACTCCGCCACGAAGTCCTACGTCATCGCCCTCACCCAGGCGCTCTCCGAGGAGAACCGCGGCTTCGGGCTGCGGATCCTCGCCGTCTCCCCCGGGGACACCGACACGGGGATGGGCTCGAACCCCTCCACGGACAAGCGGCGCCCCGAGCAGGTGGTCGACACCGCGTGGCGGGCGATGTCCGGCACGGCGCCCTCGGTGGTCGACGGCACCCGGAACGCGATCCTGGCAGCCGTGTCCTCCCGGGTGCTCCCCACGCGGCTCGGGCTGCGCGTCGCCGAGCGCATGATGCGGCGCATGCTCTGA
- a CDS encoding TetR/AcrR family transcriptional regulator, with protein MQPLRRDVAHNRERIEEAARRLIVDGEIPGLNAVARAAGVGVATVYRHFATVAELEEALVGDRFRALEATLEDVRPGQLEEVLTTHVTLLVEDALFERVTARPVPASAGTAEARDALIAGLQTLLDRAAAAGEIRDDVGAGEVLALLCGVAHSIRSSPAPTTAPRDSVLLRVVLDGLARPAQDRSGTR; from the coding sequence ATGCAGCCCCTCCGCCGAGACGTCGCGCACAACCGCGAGCGCATCGAGGAGGCGGCGCGGCGCCTGATCGTCGACGGCGAGATCCCGGGACTGAACGCCGTCGCCCGCGCGGCCGGGGTGGGCGTGGCGACCGTCTACCGGCACTTCGCGACGGTCGCCGAGCTCGAGGAGGCGCTGGTCGGGGATCGGTTCCGCGCCCTCGAGGCGACCCTGGAGGACGTCCGGCCGGGGCAGCTCGAGGAGGTGCTGACGACGCACGTCACCCTGCTCGTCGAGGACGCCCTGTTCGAGCGCGTCACCGCGCGCCCCGTCCCCGCGTCGGCCGGGACCGCCGAGGCGCGGGACGCGTTGATCGCGGGCCTCCAGACGCTGCTGGACCGGGCGGCCGCCGCGGGCGAGATCCGCGACGACGTGGGGGCGGGTGAGGTCCTCGCGCTCCTCTGCGGCGTCGCCCACTCGATCCGCAGCTCGCCGGCGCCCACGACCGCGCCCCGCGACTCCGTGCTGCTGCGCGTGGTGCTCGACGGGCTGGCGCGGCCGGCGCAGGACCGCTCGGGCACGCGGTAG
- a CDS encoding alpha/beta fold hydrolase, translating to MLTETDLRLPDGRTLHCYDTGSGDGADLVVVYHHGTPNVGPPPAPLVDAPEGRGLRWISYDRPGYGGSTRHPGRSIATTVADDLAVADALGVERFAAFGHSSGGVLALAAAASLGDRVLGALCGAALAPVQAEGVDWFAGMHAGGERELRAAVTGREALEAELARSEFDPAMFTDGDLRALETDWAWLNGVASHGMDAGPGGMVDDDLALVADWGVDLAAVTAPVILLHGDADRIAPVAHARWLADRVPGAELVIRPDDGHISVLRGAAGALARLRERIRTAA from the coding sequence ATGCTCACCGAGACGGACCTGCGGCTGCCCGACGGCCGGACGCTGCACTGCTACGACACGGGATCCGGCGACGGCGCCGACCTCGTGGTCGTCTACCACCACGGCACCCCGAACGTCGGGCCGCCGCCCGCCCCGCTCGTCGACGCCCCCGAGGGCCGGGGCCTCCGGTGGATCTCGTACGACCGGCCAGGCTACGGCGGATCCACCCGGCACCCCGGCCGCTCGATCGCGACCACCGTGGCCGACGACCTCGCCGTCGCGGACGCGCTCGGCGTCGAGCGCTTCGCCGCGTTCGGCCACTCGAGCGGCGGCGTGCTCGCGCTGGCCGCCGCCGCCTCGCTCGGCGACCGCGTTCTCGGCGCGCTCTGCGGGGCGGCCCTGGCGCCCGTCCAGGCGGAGGGCGTCGACTGGTTCGCCGGCATGCACGCGGGCGGCGAACGCGAGCTGCGCGCGGCCGTCACCGGGCGGGAGGCGCTCGAGGCGGAGCTCGCCCGGTCGGAGTTCGACCCGGCGATGTTCACCGACGGCGACCTCCGCGCGCTGGAGACCGACTGGGCGTGGCTGAACGGCGTCGCGTCCCACGGCATGGACGCGGGCCCGGGCGGCATGGTCGATGACGACCTGGCGCTCGTCGCGGACTGGGGCGTCGACCTCGCCGCCGTCACCGCGCCGGTGATCCTGCTCCACGGCGACGCCGACCGGATAGCGCCGGTCGCCCACGCGCGCTGGCTCGCCGACCGCGTGCCGGGCGCCGAGCTCGTGATCCGCCCGGACGACGGCCACATCTCCGTGCTGCGCGGCGCGGCCGGCGCGCTCGCCCGGCTGCGGGAGCGCATCCGCACCGCAGCCTAG
- a CDS encoding MFS transporter, whose product MTTDHRTRTDGSAVRRGLLTFMAAPPPAPRLDDAAVARRYPRLRLQVFMGIFIGYAAYYLIRNNVPLVATILRDENGFSALGLGILTNGVLLAYGFSKFLSAIVSDRSSARWFLPIGLLLSAFANLVVAFVPAVGASVALFAVVMIVNGFFQGMGWPPSGRTLVHWFSTSERGGKTAIWNVAHNVGGAGAGGLAGIAIATFGTWQSAFWFPALVCIVIALIAFALLRDTPESEGLPPIEEHRHDPAPVETDAADEGATTWQTIRRYVIGNRTMVNLALANVFVYTLRYGVLVWAPIYLADVRGASLGEGIAGFSLFELAGIPGTLLCGYISDKVFRGRRSPTGILFMAAVGVAVAIYWLSPADGPLWVSLAALVLIGGLIYGPVMLIGLQALDLSPRRVAGTAAGFTGLFGYVLGATLASTGIGASVHAFGWDVTFVLILACVVLAIVLLAIVGKDESALRRRREERGDIAAR is encoded by the coding sequence ATGACCACCGACCACCGCACGCGAACCGACGGGTCCGCCGTCCGACGCGGGCTCCTCACCTTCATGGCGGCCCCGCCGCCCGCGCCCCGGCTCGACGACGCCGCCGTCGCCCGCCGCTACCCGCGGCTCCGCCTGCAGGTGTTCATGGGCATCTTCATCGGCTACGCGGCCTACTACCTGATCCGCAACAACGTGCCCCTCGTGGCGACGATCCTCCGCGACGAGAACGGCTTCAGCGCACTCGGCCTCGGGATCCTCACCAACGGCGTCCTGCTCGCCTACGGCTTCAGCAAGTTCCTGAGCGCCATCGTCAGCGACCGCAGCAGCGCCCGGTGGTTCCTGCCCATCGGCCTCCTGCTGTCCGCGTTCGCGAACCTGGTGGTCGCGTTCGTGCCGGCGGTCGGGGCCTCGGTGGCGCTGTTCGCCGTGGTCATGATCGTCAACGGCTTCTTCCAGGGGATGGGCTGGCCGCCGTCCGGCCGCACCCTCGTGCACTGGTTCTCCACCTCGGAGCGCGGCGGGAAGACGGCCATCTGGAACGTCGCCCACAACGTCGGCGGCGCCGGCGCGGGCGGTCTCGCCGGCATCGCCATCGCGACCTTCGGCACGTGGCAGAGCGCGTTCTGGTTCCCGGCGCTCGTCTGCATCGTGATCGCCCTGATCGCCTTCGCGCTCCTCCGCGACACCCCCGAGTCGGAGGGCCTGCCGCCCATCGAGGAGCACCGGCACGACCCGGCACCGGTCGAGACCGACGCGGCCGACGAGGGCGCGACGACCTGGCAGACCATCCGCCGCTACGTCATCGGCAACCGCACCATGGTGAACCTCGCGCTCGCGAACGTGTTCGTCTACACGCTCCGCTACGGCGTGCTCGTCTGGGCGCCCATCTACCTCGCGGACGTCCGCGGCGCGAGCCTCGGCGAGGGCATCGCCGGGTTCTCGCTGTTCGAGCTCGCGGGGATCCCCGGCACGCTCCTCTGCGGCTACATCAGCGACAAGGTGTTCCGCGGGCGGCGCTCGCCGACGGGGATCCTCTTCATGGCGGCGGTCGGCGTGGCCGTCGCGATCTACTGGCTCTCCCCGGCCGACGGGCCCCTCTGGGTGTCGCTCGCGGCGCTGGTCCTCATCGGCGGCCTGATCTACGGACCGGTCATGCTCATCGGCCTGCAGGCGCTCGACCTCAGCCCCCGCCGGGTCGCGGGCACCGCCGCCGGCTTCACGGGCCTGTTCGGGTACGTGCTCGGCGCGACGCTCGCCTCGACCGGCATCGGCGCCTCGGTGCACGCGTTCGGCTGGGACGTGACCTTCGTGCTGATCCTCGCGTGCGTCGTGCTGGCGATCGTGCTGCTCGCGATCGTCGGCAAGGACGAGTCGGCGCTGCGCCGCCGCCGCGAGGAGCGCGGGGACATCGCGGCACGGTGA
- a CDS encoding response regulator transcription factor, translated as MTADPAAPVRVLLVDDQALVRAGFRVILESEDGIEVVGEAADGEEGVRLAAALAPDVICMDVQMPRVDGLEATRRIVADPAITAGVLMLTTFDREDYLFTALDAGASGFVLKSASPESLVEAVHVIARGDALLSPDVTRRVIERFGRGSGAVDDAPAPAVATPTIPTDPRAQTLTDRELEVLRLLAEGLANAEIAERLYLGEATVKTHVSRLLLKLGVRDRVQAVVFAYERGIVVPGAS; from the coding sequence ATGACCGCCGACCCCGCCGCCCCCGTCCGCGTCCTCCTCGTCGACGATCAGGCGCTCGTCCGCGCCGGGTTCCGGGTGATCCTCGAGAGCGAGGACGGCATCGAGGTGGTCGGCGAGGCGGCCGACGGCGAGGAGGGCGTGCGCCTGGCCGCCGCGCTCGCGCCCGACGTGATCTGCATGGACGTGCAGATGCCGCGCGTCGACGGCCTCGAGGCCACGCGCCGCATCGTCGCCGACCCGGCCATCACCGCCGGCGTGCTGATGCTCACCACCTTCGACCGGGAGGACTACCTCTTCACCGCGCTCGACGCGGGCGCCAGCGGCTTCGTGCTGAAGAGCGCGTCGCCGGAGTCGCTCGTGGAGGCCGTGCACGTGATCGCGCGCGGCGACGCGCTGCTCTCCCCCGACGTCACGCGCCGGGTCATCGAGCGCTTCGGCCGGGGATCCGGCGCGGTCGACGACGCCCCGGCGCCCGCCGTCGCGACCCCGACGATCCCCACCGACCCGCGCGCGCAGACCCTCACCGACCGCGAGCTCGAAGTGCTCCGCCTCCTCGCCGAGGGCCTCGCCAACGCGGAGATCGCCGAGCGCCTGTACCTCGGCGAGGCCACCGTGAAGACGCACGTCTCGCGCCTGCTGCTGAAGCTCGGCGTGCGCGACCGCGTGCAGGCCGTCGTGTTCGCCTACGAGCGCGGCATCGTCGTGCCGGGCGCGAGCTGA
- a CDS encoding sensor histidine kinase: protein MSAASAPDSVDRFWVRPGPDRAGLRADLLLAGVMLVLTTGSCTLYYAIGMYPSRPPLWVIGAWILLMTGPLALRRLQPEAVTLVVGATFIVGAYQFVPEVMFSNIAMFIAMYSLGAWGRSRLRANVVRGVIVVGMFAWLFSALLQTSGFFSLAGSDFESAPDDAWVPAPIAAGLVSIVMNLLYFGGAWYFGDRAWASARDRCALETRTAELATERERVAEQAVTLERVRIARELHDVVAHHVSVMGVHAGAARRVLGRDADKAAASLGIVEDNARSAIEELHRMLVALRHEEGGSGSDGGAGGEPDETRSASTRGVDQLHELVADACGAGLQVAYDVIGTPRPLTPTVDLIVYRVAQESLTNVRKHAGTGTRVDLRVRYLVDRVEVEVSDAGPVGAAAAATAPGRTGPGGLGQRGMRERVAAVGGSVEMGPKARGGYLVRASLPTSPSTVVPPVPMPVPVDAAVTAPASVAEAAPVAAPASVPEEARA, encoded by the coding sequence ATGAGCGCCGCATCCGCCCCCGACAGCGTCGACCGCTTCTGGGTCCGCCCGGGACCGGACCGCGCGGGGCTCCGCGCCGACCTGCTGCTCGCGGGCGTCATGCTCGTGCTCACGACCGGCAGCTGCACCCTCTACTACGCGATCGGCATGTACCCGTCCCGTCCGCCCCTCTGGGTCATCGGCGCCTGGATCCTCCTGATGACCGGTCCGCTGGCCCTCCGCCGCCTGCAGCCCGAGGCGGTCACGCTCGTGGTCGGCGCGACCTTCATCGTCGGCGCGTACCAGTTCGTCCCCGAGGTGATGTTCTCGAACATCGCCATGTTCATCGCCATGTACTCGCTCGGCGCCTGGGGCCGCAGCCGGCTCCGGGCGAACGTCGTCCGCGGCGTCATCGTGGTCGGCATGTTCGCCTGGCTGTTCTCGGCCCTCCTGCAGACCTCGGGCTTCTTCTCGCTCGCGGGGTCCGACTTCGAGTCCGCGCCCGACGACGCGTGGGTGCCCGCGCCGATCGCCGCCGGGCTCGTCTCGATCGTCATGAACCTCCTCTACTTCGGCGGCGCCTGGTACTTCGGCGATCGCGCGTGGGCCTCGGCGCGCGACCGGTGCGCGCTCGAGACCCGCACGGCGGAGCTCGCGACGGAGCGGGAGCGCGTGGCCGAGCAGGCGGTCACGCTCGAGCGGGTGCGCATCGCGCGCGAGCTGCACGACGTCGTCGCGCACCACGTCTCGGTGATGGGCGTGCACGCGGGTGCTGCCCGCCGGGTGCTCGGGCGCGACGCCGACAAGGCCGCGGCCTCGCTCGGCATCGTGGAGGACAACGCGCGCAGCGCCATCGAGGAGCTGCACCGCATGCTCGTGGCGCTCCGGCACGAGGAGGGCGGCAGCGGATCCGACGGAGGCGCCGGCGGCGAGCCCGACGAGACCCGCTCGGCGTCGACCCGCGGCGTCGACCAGCTGCACGAGCTCGTGGCGGACGCCTGCGGTGCGGGCCTGCAGGTCGCCTACGACGTCATCGGCACGCCGCGGCCGCTCACGCCCACGGTCGACCTCATCGTCTACCGGGTGGCGCAGGAGTCCCTCACCAACGTGCGGAAGCACGCGGGCACCGGCACGCGCGTCGACCTCCGGGTGCGGTACCTCGTCGACCGCGTCGAGGTGGAGGTGAGCGACGCCGGGCCCGTGGGCGCGGCCGCTGCGGCGACGGCACCCGGGCGCACCGGCCCCGGCGGACTCGGCCAGCGCGGGATGCGGGAACGCGTCGCGGCCGTCGGCGGATCCGTCGAGATGGGTCCGAAGGCGCGCGGCGGCTACCTCGTTCGCGCGTCGCTGCCCACGAGCCCATCGACCGTCGTGCCGCCCGTGCCGATGCCCGTGCCGGTCGACGCGGCCGTCACCGCCCCCGCGTCCGTCGCCGAGGCCGCGCCCGTCGCCGCCCCCGCGTCCGTCCCCGAGGAGGCCCGGGCATGA
- a CDS encoding SDR family oxidoreductase, translated as MDIQDQVALVTGANRGIGRTFVEELLERGARKVYATARRPEAIDIPGVEVLRLDLMDEASVTAAAAAAQDVTLLINNAGISTGAQLITGDMAEIRREMDTHYFGTLGVIRAFAPVLAANGGGGIVNVLSALSWFAAPGAGGYAAAKAAEWNMTNALRLELEGQGTLVQGVHLGAADTDIMAGYDGPMLDPRDVARAALDGVAADAIEVVVDDWSRMVKDSLIHDPREFYAKIRAILG; from the coding sequence ATGGACATCCAGGATCAGGTCGCCCTCGTCACCGGCGCCAACCGCGGCATCGGCCGCACCTTCGTCGAGGAGCTGCTCGAGCGCGGCGCCCGCAAGGTCTACGCGACCGCGCGCCGCCCCGAGGCGATCGACATCCCCGGCGTCGAGGTGCTGCGCCTCGACCTCATGGACGAGGCGTCCGTGACGGCCGCCGCAGCAGCGGCGCAGGACGTGACGCTCCTCATCAACAACGCCGGCATCTCGACGGGCGCCCAGCTCATCACGGGCGACATGGCGGAGATCCGCCGCGAGATGGACACCCACTACTTCGGCACGCTCGGCGTGATCCGGGCGTTCGCGCCCGTGCTCGCCGCCAACGGGGGCGGCGGGATCGTCAACGTGCTGTCCGCGCTGTCGTGGTTCGCGGCCCCTGGCGCGGGCGGCTACGCGGCGGCGAAGGCGGCCGAGTGGAACATGACGAACGCGCTGCGGCTGGAGCTCGAGGGGCAGGGCACGCTCGTGCAGGGCGTGCACCTCGGCGCCGCGGACACCGACATCATGGCCGGCTACGACGGGCCGATGCTCGACCCGCGCGACGTCGCCCGCGCCGCGCTCGACGGCGTCGCCGCGGACGCGATCGAGGTCGTCGTCGACGACTGGAGCCGCATGGTGAAGGACTCGCTGATCCACGACCCGCGCGAGTTCTACGCGAAGATCCGCGCGATCCTCGGCTGA
- a CDS encoding MerR family transcriptional regulator: MKGKSARRIDRITTITTREEGLMLRIGDVAGRAGVSTRALRYYEEQGLLPAERTPSGQRVYYEAAVERVQLIQQLYAAGLPSRTILALLPSVDTGVAAPEDMALLLAERERISAGIAELERARAELSRVIEICANPTPEHCPALREGGAAYERAHAEAVAA; encoded by the coding sequence GTGAAGGGCAAGTCCGCCCGGCGGATCGACAGGATCACCACCATCACCACCAGGGAAGAGGGCCTCATGCTGCGGATCGGCGACGTGGCGGGACGCGCGGGCGTGAGCACCCGGGCGCTCCGGTACTACGAGGAGCAGGGCCTGCTCCCGGCGGAGCGCACCCCGAGCGGCCAGCGCGTCTACTACGAGGCGGCCGTCGAGCGGGTGCAGCTCATCCAGCAGCTCTACGCCGCCGGCCTGCCGAGCCGCACGATCCTCGCGCTCCTGCCGAGCGTCGACACCGGCGTCGCCGCGCCCGAGGACATGGCGCTCCTGCTCGCCGAGCGCGAGCGCATCTCCGCCGGCATCGCCGAGCTCGAGCGGGCCCGCGCGGAGCTGTCGCGCGTCATCGAGATCTGCGCCAACCCGACGCCCGAGCACTGCCCGGCGCTCCGCGAGGGCGGCGCGGCGTACGAGCGGGCGCACGCGGAGGCCGTCGCGGCCTAG
- a CDS encoding SDR family NAD(P)-dependent oxidoreductase, which produces MLIDLSDRVVVVSGAAQGIGRAIAERFLAEGCRVFGLDLRFRDEPPAGLTAIVADVTDPASVQAAVAQVLDAAGRVDVLVNNAGINVEGSVETLEPARWQAAFDVNVGGVFLLSQAVIPAMKAAGGGRIINAASFAAVVPSVGAAAYGASKAAVVQFTRVLASELGPWGITVNAYAPGMIPTAMNGFAEMPEPAQDRLLDTLSIRRWERPDDVADLLVFLASDRAGYITGTLVDVSGGKLATQMPQRAYEGEGAPPRGPRDGSPADPSGRDSEGGVR; this is translated from the coding sequence ATGCTCATCGATCTCAGCGACAGGGTCGTCGTCGTGTCCGGCGCCGCCCAGGGCATCGGCCGGGCGATCGCCGAGCGCTTCCTCGCGGAGGGGTGCCGGGTCTTCGGGCTCGACCTCCGCTTCCGGGACGAGCCGCCGGCGGGGCTCACCGCGATCGTGGCGGACGTCACGGATCCGGCGTCGGTGCAGGCCGCGGTCGCGCAGGTGCTCGACGCGGCCGGCCGCGTGGACGTGCTCGTGAACAACGCCGGCATCAACGTCGAGGGATCCGTCGAGACGCTCGAGCCCGCGCGCTGGCAGGCCGCGTTCGACGTGAACGTCGGCGGCGTGTTCCTCCTGTCCCAGGCCGTCATCCCGGCGATGAAGGCGGCGGGAGGCGGGCGGATCATCAACGCGGCGTCGTTCGCGGCCGTCGTCCCGAGCGTCGGCGCCGCGGCCTACGGCGCCTCCAAGGCCGCGGTCGTGCAGTTCACGCGCGTGCTCGCGAGCGAGCTCGGGCCGTGGGGCATCACCGTCAACGCGTACGCGCCCGGCATGATCCCCACCGCCATGAACGGCTTCGCGGAGATGCCGGAGCCCGCGCAGGACCGCCTGCTCGACACCCTCAGCATCCGCCGGTGGGAGCGGCCCGACGACGTGGCCGACCTCCTGGTCTTCCTCGCGAGCGACCGCGCCGGGTACATCACCGGCACGCTCGTCGACGTGAGCGGCGGCAAGCTCGCCACGCAGATGCCGCAGCGCGCGTACGAGGGCGAGGGCGCGCCCCCGCGGGGGCCGCGGGACGGCTCTCCCGCGGATCCGTCCGGCCGCGACAGCGAGGGCGGCGTCCGATGA
- a CDS encoding SDR family oxidoreductase, whose translation MTGTTTHDDHDGDRAGEGSAGARVLWVSGAGSGVGRATAVAAARDGWDLVLSGRRMEPLEETQALVDDLGSRAVVAPLDVTDDAALAAVVAGLRRLDGIVVAAGLNAPRRAWADQDLADFDRIVATNLTGPAHQVAAALPLLRVSGGTVVLVSSYAAWTHSPGAGVAYSASKTALGTLVRDLNAQEAGAGIRATHLCPGTIDSDFLALRPTVPDAAERAAMLTPDDVARAALFVLASPPHVRIDELVLSPMSQRGGF comes from the coding sequence ATGACCGGCACGACGACGCACGACGACCACGACGGCGATCGGGCTGGGGAGGGATCGGCCGGCGCGCGCGTCCTCTGGGTGAGCGGCGCGGGATCCGGCGTCGGCCGCGCGACCGCCGTCGCCGCGGCCCGGGACGGCTGGGACCTCGTGCTGTCGGGCCGCCGCATGGAGCCGCTCGAGGAGACGCAGGCGCTCGTGGACGACCTCGGATCCCGCGCGGTCGTCGCCCCGCTCGACGTGACCGACGACGCCGCGCTCGCCGCCGTGGTCGCGGGCCTCCGCCGGCTCGACGGGATCGTCGTCGCGGCGGGCCTCAACGCCCCGCGCCGCGCCTGGGCCGACCAGGACCTCGCGGACTTCGACCGCATCGTCGCGACGAACCTCACCGGGCCCGCGCACCAGGTCGCCGCCGCGCTGCCGCTGCTGCGGGTCTCCGGCGGCACGGTCGTGCTCGTCTCCTCCTACGCCGCCTGGACCCACTCGCCGGGCGCCGGGGTCGCGTACAGCGCGTCGAAGACCGCGCTCGGGACGCTGGTCCGCGATCTCAACGCGCAGGAGGCGGGTGCCGGGATCCGCGCCACGCACCTCTGCCCGGGCACGATCGACAGCGACTTCCTCGCGCTCCGGCCGACCGTCCCGGACGCCGCCGAGCGCGCGGCGATGCTCACGCCCGACGACGTGGCCCGCGCCGCGCTGTTCGTGCTCGCGTCGCCGCCGCACGTGCGGATCGACGAGCTGGTGCTCTCGCCCATGTCGCAGCGCGGCGGGTTCTGA